GGGTTGCTGGAGCATTTTGAGTTGTCCCTTGAAGCGGGCATCGGAGGCTACGTTCACCGCAAAGGGCGGATTCTACAGAGCAACAGCGAGGGAGCGCGCAACGACCGCGAAATCCAGAAGGAATTTGAACTGCTGGGCGGGCAGGTGGCGATTCCCATCCTGGATCGGGAGTCACTCGTTGGCGTGGCTGTGTTTGACGGCCGGCTGACCGGCGAACCGTTCGTCAATGAGGAACTGGCGCTCATCTTTCATTTGCTGGAGGAACTCGGCCTGGCCATCAAGAACAGCTGGCTGTACGACCAGTTGCTCGCCAACCACGAGATGATGGCCGACATCTTGAACCAATCCGGAAGTGGATGCCTCGTCGTCGCGCGCGAATTGACGATTCTCCACGCGAACCAGGCGGCGCGGGATTATTTCGGCAGGCCGGCGCGGCGCGGCGCGGCGATCGAGTTCGGTGATCTGCCGCAGTCGATCGGCAGTCGCGTGTTTGAGTCCTTGCAATCGGGCGAAGCGGTCCCGCCGTTCAAATATCGTTTCCAAGGAGACCTGGACACGACTTACCGGGTGATGATCACCCCGTTCAAGCGGAAGAATTCGATCACCGTCAACGCGGTCCTCTTGATGATTGAGGACTTCACACAGAGTGAGCGATCGCAACAGCTTGAGATCGAGGCCTCAAATCTGCGTCTGGTCAAGACCATCGCCGAACACCTCGCGCACGAGATCGGCAACTCGCTGGTGCCGCTTTCGACTCATCAGCAATTGTTGCCCAAGAACTACGACGACCCAGAGTTCCGCGCTTCGCTCGGTTCATCCATGGGTGACGCGGTGCAGCGCATCTCCCGCCTTTCCAATCAGATGCTCTTTCTCGCGCGCGACAAAGTGGTCCGGAGCGAAGCGGTGCCCGTCGCCAAGTTGATCGAAGACGCTTTCCTCGAGGCCCAAAAGTATGCCTCGCCCAAGCCCGCGAACCTTGTTTATGACAGTGGCGGCCAGGCTCCGATGGTTGCCGGAGACCGCGCGGGTCTCAAACAGGCGCTCTCCGAGGTGATGCTCAATGCGCTCCAGGCCAATCCGCCGAATTCACCGGTCCACGTCCGCACGGGTATGGACTCCGACGCCAGCGGGCGGTGGGTCCGCATTGAAGTGCGCGATGCCGGTCCGGGTTTCACCGAGGAGGCTGTCACGCGCGCGGCGGAACCGTTTTTCTCGACGCGCAACGTCGGCCTGGGGCTGGGTCTCGCCGTGACGCGGAAGATCATAGAGACACACCATGGTCGTGTTGAAATCGCCCCGAAAGACGCGGACAAATCGGGGATGGTCCGCATCTCGTTGCCGCAGGCGTAGACTGAATTGGCGTTGGCCGGCCCGCCGCCAGTACGCCCACAATTCGTCCTTGTAACTTTAACCGTTTCTTGCGAAAACGCTTCCGGCTCATAGTGAACAAACCAACGACAAACGGTCACGATTCAGAAAGCGAGTTTTTAGGATGAGACTACGTCACTCGTTTTTTTTCCTGATCGTCGCCCTTTTGCCTGCGCGCCTTTTGGCGTTGGGCATTCGCATTGCCGACCAGGATCCTTTTGCCACGGCCCGTGGCAACGCATTTGCGGCCACAGCGGATAATCCTTCCGCGATTTACTACAATCCTGCGGGCATCACTCAGTTGGAAGGGCAGAACGCGAGCTACAGCCTTTACGCCATTTATTTGAATTCGCATTACACCTCTCCTTCCGGCACCGAGGTGGATACCAAGGATGAAATTCAGGCAGTGCCTCATCTTTATTACACTTATTCGATGGAAAAACTGCCGCTTTCATTCGGGTTGGGAGTGTATAGCCCTTACGGTCTGGGTTTGGAATGGCCGGTGAACGGTCCGTTCAACGCATTGGCTACCGAGGGGAGGATCATGTATTTTACCGCCAACCCGGTTGCTGCCGTGAAAATTCTTCCCACTTTGTCAGTGGCTGCCGGCGTGACGATCAACTATTCCCAGGCCGAACTAAAGCGCGGCCTTGGCTTTGCGCCGGGCGAATTCAAGTTCAAGGGGGATGACACCGATGTCGGTTACAACATCGGGCTGTTGTGGCAACCGCATCCCATGCATTCATTCGGCGTGAGTTATCGCAGTTCGACAACGATGAACTTTTCTGGCCACGCGCAGATTCCCAATTTTCGCGAAGAAGCCACCGCCAGCTTTCGTTTTCCTCACAATGTCGTTGTCGGTTGGTCGTTTCGTCCCACGACCAATTGGAATTTCGAAGTCAACGTTGACTGGACCGACTGGGATGCCTTGGACACGGTCAACCTGAAGGCCAACGTTCTCGGCACCAGCATTCCTTTCAATTGGCAGTCGAGTTTCTTCTATGAATTCGGGGCGACTTACCAGTTTGACAACGGGTTCCGCCTGAGCGGTGGATACATCTACAGTGAGAATTCCGTCCCGGAATCCAGCTTCAGCCCGGCGGTGCCCGATTCGGACCGCCATATTTTCAGCCTTGGCGCCGGGATGAAGTACAAGCGCTTGAGTTGGGACGCAGCGTACCAGCTCGCTTATGGCCCCCCTCGCGACATACGTGGAACATTCGGCGGACTTGCCGACGGCCGCTACGAGTTTATCAGCCATGCCATTACTGTCTCCCTCGGATACGCATTCTAGGCCGGCCTCATCGCCGTCACTCAACAGCCCGCGCAAGCGGACCCTGTTGATCGTGGACGACGAGGAAGGGCCGCGCCAGTCGCTGCGCATCGTTTTCAAGGATGATTACAACATCCTGCTCGCGGACAACGGGACCAAGGCGCTTGATCTCGTGAAGCAGCATTCGGTGGATGCCGCCGTGCTCGACATTCGGATGTCGGGCATGTCCGGGGTGGAGTTGCTGGGAAAACTCAAGGAAATCGACTCAACCATTGAAATCATCATGCTGACGGCCTACGAGACAATCGAGACGGCCCGTCAGGCC
Above is a window of Candidatus Angelobacter sp. DNA encoding:
- a CDS encoding ATP-binding protein, which encodes MKTLLVLAKESGLAAAARAVLDPERYRVVGQSEAWEAEPLLRQGTIDGCIIDADLTNIRPLRAIEELRRAMPNCPIIVYAAATQWEWEEEAYLLGVEHVLSKPIRARLLNTVLDKIWRNEGTSTEFLTALAPAAEPRALESIRGPVRTLEVLRDFSGILTHSLCSEALLKQFLLLLREIIGVNRAVIFLRRPMGVFSVVRGSQEDRRLRSVCALGLPPGLLEHFELSLEAGIGGYVHRKGRILQSNSEGARNDREIQKEFELLGGQVAIPILDRESLVGVAVFDGRLTGEPFVNEELALIFHLLEELGLAIKNSWLYDQLLANHEMMADILNQSGSGCLVVARELTILHANQAARDYFGRPARRGAAIEFGDLPQSIGSRVFESLQSGEAVPPFKYRFQGDLDTTYRVMITPFKRKNSITVNAVLLMIEDFTQSERSQQLEIEASNLRLVKTIAEHLAHEIGNSLVPLSTHQQLLPKNYDDPEFRASLGSSMGDAVQRISRLSNQMLFLARDKVVRSEAVPVAKLIEDAFLEAQKYASPKPANLVYDSGGQAPMVAGDRAGLKQALSEVMLNALQANPPNSPVHVRTGMDSDASGRWVRIEVRDAGPGFTEEAVTRAAEPFFSTRNVGLGLGLAVTRKIIETHHGRVEIAPKDADKSGMVRISLPQA
- a CDS encoding outer membrane protein transport protein; the encoded protein is MRLRHSFFFLIVALLPARLLALGIRIADQDPFATARGNAFAATADNPSAIYYNPAGITQLEGQNASYSLYAIYLNSHYTSPSGTEVDTKDEIQAVPHLYYTYSMEKLPLSFGLGVYSPYGLGLEWPVNGPFNALATEGRIMYFTANPVAAVKILPTLSVAAGVTINYSQAELKRGLGFAPGEFKFKGDDTDVGYNIGLLWQPHPMHSFGVSYRSSTTMNFSGHAQIPNFREEATASFRFPHNVVVGWSFRPTTNWNFEVNVDWTDWDALDTVNLKANVLGTSIPFNWQSSFFYEFGATYQFDNGFRLSGGYIYSENSVPESSFSPAVPDSDRHIFSLGAGMKYKRLSWDAAYQLAYGPPRDIRGTFGGLADGRYEFISHAITVSLGYAF